From a single Collibacillus ludicampi genomic region:
- a CDS encoding NAD(P)/FAD-dependent oxidoreductase, whose protein sequence is MKYDVIIVGAGPSGIFAAYELTLVSPNAKILLVDKGHDIRHRRCPILEEKLVKCPPPTRMKEYAGCLPACSITSGWGGAGAYSDGKFNITTEFGGWMQDYLPPSKVLELIEYADSINLQHGATTTVTDPTTPAVAAIERRAAAAGLKLLKARVRHLGTEENLKILQNIFSTVEDKIETRFKTFVEDILVEELPDSSSANSSYRVTGIRLKNGEELFADHVIIAPGRDGSEWLANLLKRRGLTMINNQVDIGVRVETSNVVMEEINRHLYEAKFLFNTSVGTRVRTFCSNPSGHVVVENHSGVMTANGHAYKDPALGSPNTNFALLVSHTFTEPFDKPIAYAKEISRRANDLSNGSVIVQKYGDILKGRRSTEKRIREGFIEPTLKEAVPGDLGLVLPFNTMKSLIEMMEALEKVTPGIAAEHTLFYGVEAKFYSARPRLSESFETEIRGLFAIGDGAGITRGLAQASAAGVHVARYIHSIL, encoded by the coding sequence ATGAAATATGACGTGATCATCGTCGGTGCAGGTCCCAGTGGGATCTTTGCCGCCTATGAACTGACTTTGGTATCTCCAAACGCGAAAATTTTGTTGGTCGATAAAGGTCACGATATTCGACATAGAAGATGCCCCATTTTGGAAGAGAAACTGGTCAAGTGTCCGCCGCCGACCCGGATGAAAGAGTATGCCGGGTGTCTGCCCGCGTGTTCGATCACGTCCGGATGGGGTGGAGCCGGTGCATACAGCGACGGAAAGTTCAACATCACGACCGAGTTCGGAGGCTGGATGCAAGACTACCTGCCGCCTTCCAAAGTGCTTGAGTTGATCGAATATGCGGATTCCATCAATCTCCAACATGGGGCAACGACGACGGTTACCGACCCGACAACGCCCGCTGTGGCCGCGATTGAACGGAGAGCGGCTGCGGCCGGACTGAAACTGTTGAAAGCGCGTGTGCGCCATCTGGGGACGGAAGAGAACCTGAAGATTCTGCAAAACATTTTCAGTACGGTGGAAGACAAGATTGAGACTCGTTTCAAGACGTTCGTTGAAGACATTCTCGTCGAAGAATTGCCCGATTCTTCATCGGCGAACAGTTCCTATCGCGTCACAGGCATCCGTTTGAAAAACGGCGAGGAACTGTTCGCCGATCATGTGATCATCGCTCCCGGACGCGACGGTTCCGAATGGTTGGCGAATTTGTTAAAGCGCCGCGGGTTGACGATGATAAACAATCAGGTGGACATCGGGGTGCGTGTGGAAACCTCAAATGTGGTGATGGAAGAGATCAATCGTCATCTGTATGAAGCGAAGTTTCTCTTCAACACATCGGTCGGTACGCGTGTCCGCACATTCTGTTCCAATCCTAGCGGTCACGTGGTCGTGGAAAACCATTCAGGGGTGATGACCGCCAATGGTCATGCGTACAAGGATCCCGCTCTTGGCAGTCCGAATACGAACTTCGCTTTGCTGGTCTCTCACACATTTACCGAACCGTTCGATAAGCCGATCGCTTACGCCAAAGAGATCAGCCGCCGTGCCAACGATTTGTCCAATGGTTCCGTGATCGTGCAGAAATACGGGGATATTCTCAAAGGCCGCCGTTCAACGGAGAAACGGATTCGGGAAGGGTTTATCGAACCGACGCTGAAAGAAGCGGTTCCGGGAGATCTCGGGCTTGTACTGCCATTTAATACGATGAAATCGTTGATCGAGATGATGGAAGCCTTGGAAAAAGTGACCCCGGGGATCGCGGCAGAGCATACGTTATTTTACGGCGTGGAAGCGAAATTTTATAGCGCCCGCCCGCGTTTGAGCGAATCGTTCGAGACAGAGATCCGCGGACTATTTGCTATCGGCGACGGGGCAGGCATCACGCGCGGTTTGGCGCAAGCATCCGCCGCAGGGGTGCATGTCGCTCGTTACATCCACTCGATTTTGTAA
- a CDS encoding efflux RND transporter permease subunit, with protein sequence MKIANFSIERPVTISMIMIVLILLGTISIPLLRVDLYPNMTIPVAVVSTTWQGASPEEVEQQITKPIESAMSTVSNVKEVDSTSSQNTSRVVVRFNYGVNMDQATLEMRDKLDRIRKSLPTDVDTPTVTRVDPNSSPILTVTLSGNTDALELKRLASDIVEPRLERVDGVASTQVTGGKKREIHIDLDPAKMQAYGLSISQVTQALQNDNTSADGGLVNQGNKSISLHVDGDFKNVNDIGNVPIRLQSGATIYIRDIASIQDTYADVTEMARVNGVPSVSIDILKVPDSNTVQVSNNVHQALDQMKAVLPKTVQLTVVSDQAVDIKQSIQTVVEHTLLGAVLSVIVLFLFLRRIRTTLIIGVVIPISIISTFTLMYFTNQTINTITLGGLALGLGSLVDFAVVVIESIFRYRSQGHNAKDAAKLGTAEVGAAVMASALSQIAVFAPIAFTSGLATQLFGPLALTVSYSHVAALFGALTLVPMLASKWMPQVQDDEEHVTGGRFNPLAAFQRGLIRLNRAYGRVLRWALGHRKTVIVATIAMFAGSVALVPLIGFELAPNVDQGHFKVSIQMANGTRLDVTNQVATKVENIIRQMPEVTTVFTQVGGAGGGPFSLASTDRANIQVNLKPLAERSRSTDQVVEEVRKKVANIPGARIQVSASSTGFGSGGSPIQVQISGDDEKVLQKLSDEVEKVVESVPGTRNVQSSLDKQVPQYQVNVDRQLAAQYGLSVGQIVSAIRSAYQGAVATQFHAGDSSIDVIVEYPETFSRQIENLSSVTIATQNGGQVALSDVASIVPTVGPAQISRTNQTRTISVTAELFNVNQGMAQNEVAAKVAQIPVPDGYTIGLGGSRNDLNDSFKSLGFAMPLAIILVYMVMASQFESLFSPFIIMFSMPPTFIGAAIGLVLTHRALSISALTGMIMLIGIVVNNAIVLVDYTNQLRKKGMERNEALLAAGPVRLRPILMTTATTVLAMLPLVIGFGEGGEAQAPMATVVAFGLTFSTLITLVLIPVVYTLFDDFGNFIRRKFRRKNRVQMADPMMPISK encoded by the coding sequence ATGAAAATCGCCAATTTTTCAATCGAAAGACCAGTCACCATTTCGATGATCATGATTGTCCTCATTCTGTTGGGGACGATCTCGATTCCACTCCTTCGCGTGGATCTGTACCCGAATATGACGATTCCTGTCGCAGTGGTCAGCACCACGTGGCAGGGAGCATCGCCTGAAGAGGTGGAGCAGCAGATCACAAAGCCGATCGAATCGGCGATGTCCACCGTTTCCAATGTGAAAGAGGTCGATTCGACATCCAGCCAAAACACCTCGCGTGTGGTCGTACGTTTCAATTATGGCGTGAATATGGACCAGGCGACGTTGGAGATGCGTGACAAATTGGATCGCATCCGCAAAAGTTTGCCGACCGATGTGGACACACCGACGGTGACCCGTGTCGATCCGAACAGTTCACCGATTCTGACCGTCACGCTCTCCGGCAATACGGACGCATTGGAATTGAAGCGCCTCGCATCCGATATTGTCGAACCGCGCTTGGAGCGTGTCGATGGTGTGGCTTCGACACAAGTGACAGGCGGGAAAAAACGAGAGATTCATATCGATCTCGACCCCGCCAAAATGCAAGCCTACGGTTTGTCGATCAGCCAGGTGACACAAGCGCTGCAAAACGATAACACATCGGCAGACGGAGGGCTTGTCAACCAGGGGAATAAATCGATCAGCCTCCATGTGGACGGCGACTTCAAAAATGTGAACGATATCGGCAATGTGCCCATCCGTCTACAGAGCGGGGCCACGATCTATATCCGAGATATCGCCAGCATTCAGGATACGTACGCGGATGTCACGGAGATGGCGCGCGTTAACGGTGTCCCCAGTGTGAGTATCGATATTTTAAAAGTGCCTGACTCCAACACGGTTCAGGTATCGAACAACGTCCATCAAGCGCTCGATCAGATGAAAGCGGTGCTGCCAAAGACCGTTCAATTAACGGTGGTGTCCGACCAGGCGGTTGATATCAAGCAATCGATTCAAACGGTCGTCGAACACACGTTATTGGGTGCCGTGTTGTCTGTGATCGTCTTGTTCCTCTTTTTGCGGAGAATCCGCACCACGTTGATCATCGGCGTGGTCATTCCGATCTCGATCATCAGTACGTTCACACTGATGTATTTCACAAACCAGACGATCAACACGATCACATTGGGCGGTTTGGCGCTCGGGTTAGGTTCGTTGGTCGACTTTGCCGTCGTGGTGATCGAGAGTATTTTCCGTTATCGCAGCCAGGGACATAACGCAAAGGATGCGGCGAAATTGGGTACAGCCGAAGTAGGCGCGGCCGTCATGGCTTCCGCATTGTCACAGATCGCCGTGTTCGCGCCGATTGCATTCACCAGCGGATTGGCCACTCAACTGTTTGGCCCGCTCGCGCTGACGGTGAGTTATTCGCACGTGGCTGCCTTGTTCGGTGCTCTCACGTTGGTGCCGATGCTCGCGTCCAAATGGATGCCCCAGGTGCAGGATGACGAAGAACATGTGACCGGCGGGCGTTTTAACCCCTTGGCGGCTTTCCAACGCGGGCTGATCCGCTTGAACCGTGCGTATGGGCGTGTTCTCCGTTGGGCACTCGGTCACCGCAAGACGGTCATTGTGGCAACGATCGCCATGTTTGCAGGCAGTGTCGCACTGGTGCCTTTGATCGGTTTCGAGTTGGCGCCCAACGTAGACCAGGGTCATTTCAAAGTGAGCATTCAAATGGCCAACGGAACCAGGTTGGACGTAACCAACCAGGTCGCGACGAAGGTGGAAAACATCATCCGCCAAATGCCTGAAGTGACCACCGTGTTTACACAAGTCGGAGGAGCGGGAGGCGGCCCATTTAGTCTCGCTTCGACGGATAGAGCGAACATTCAAGTAAATTTAAAACCGCTGGCAGAAAGATCGCGATCCACGGATCAAGTCGTCGAAGAGGTGCGGAAAAAGGTGGCCAATATCCCGGGGGCTCGCATCCAAGTATCCGCATCGTCGACAGGATTCGGCAGCGGTGGATCTCCCATTCAGGTACAGATCAGCGGTGATGACGAAAAGGTCTTGCAAAAGCTGAGCGATGAAGTGGAGAAAGTGGTTGAAAGCGTGCCGGGCACGCGGAACGTGCAAAGCTCGTTGGATAAGCAAGTTCCGCAATATCAGGTGAATGTGGATCGGCAATTGGCCGCCCAGTACGGTTTGTCGGTCGGTCAGATCGTTTCCGCGATCCGTTCGGCTTATCAAGGGGCGGTTGCGACCCAATTTCATGCGGGTGACAGTTCGATCGACGTGATCGTGGAATACCCGGAAACGTTCAGCCGGCAAATCGAGAATCTGTCAAGCGTGACGATCGCCACACAAAACGGCGGACAAGTGGCTCTCAGCGATGTGGCCTCCATCGTTCCCACCGTCGGGCCTGCGCAAATCAGCCGCACGAACCAAACGAGAACCATTTCCGTGACTGCCGAGTTGTTTAACGTCAACCAGGGAATGGCGCAAAACGAAGTAGCCGCCAAGGTCGCGCAAATTCCGGTACCTGACGGATATACTATCGGTCTCGGCGGATCGCGCAACGACCTGAATGATTCCTTCAAGAGCTTAGGATTCGCCATGCCGTTAGCGATCATCCTGGTATACATGGTCATGGCCAGCCAGTTCGAGTCGCTGTTCAGTCCGTTTATCATCATGTTCTCAATGCCACCGACATTCATCGGTGCGGCCATCGGGCTCGTCCTGACACACCGGGCACTAAGCATCAGCGCGTTGACCGGTATGATCATGTTGATCGGGATCGTCGTCAACAACGCGATCGTGTTGGTCGACTATACCAACCAATTGCGCAAAAAAGGCATGGAACGGAACGAAGCCCTGTTGGCTGCCGGACCGGTTCGTTTGCGGCCTATCTTGATGACGACGGCCACCACTGTGTTGGCGATGTTGCCGCTTGTGATCGGTTTTGGGGAGGGGGGAGAAGCGCAAGCGCCGATGGCAACCGTTGTCGCCTTCGGGCTCACATTCTCCACCTTGATCACTCTGGTGCTCATTCCGGTTGTTTATACGCTTTTTGATGATTTCGGCAACTTCATCCGTCGGAAGTTCCGCCGGAAAAACCGTGTGCAAATGGCAGATCCTATGATGCCGATTTCCAAGTAG
- a CDS encoding efflux RND transporter periplasmic adaptor subunit gives MKKKQLVPVMLTSVVIGSAILSGCGSSNSATAKPASRAVPVATAVVKEGTIGAHAVFTGQISPSLQTKVVSKVSGKVVKVFVNAGDTVKAGQPLVQVDTTDLENQLRQQQAQLQQQQAQVQAIQAQVQTSEAQLEKAKTDAQNNYNQLLAPLEQAKIALDDAQNTYNRKQNLYQQGAIPKADLDAAQTALETAKSKYDAAQQQVNAASPGGDPLNVDSVKIAQDQVAQSQAQVAAAQAQLGQIQANIDATESQIAQATVTSPVDGVVVSKDVEVGGYAGGQGSVATIAQIDPVQVNLNIPENMIDKVKEGLHVKVAVNALGNQTWDAVISRINPVEDTNSKSYQAIVEIKNPDRKLKPGMVAQVTVEGLTPRKALVIPANALVQTPDGPKVFTVENNVAHQHLLKLGAIESDQVEVLEGLKAGDVLVTEGQELLGEGASVNVTNKSGSQSKDSSAQASGDSSHKHGGTQSQGNGQKKDAAQASGDQQ, from the coding sequence ATGAAGAAAAAGCAACTGGTCCCGGTCATGCTGACGAGTGTAGTCATCGGCTCTGCGATACTGAGCGGTTGCGGTTCGAGTAACTCGGCGACTGCAAAACCGGCTTCGCGAGCAGTCCCTGTGGCAACCGCAGTGGTCAAAGAGGGAACGATCGGTGCCCACGCCGTTTTTACCGGCCAGATCAGTCCGAGTTTACAAACGAAAGTCGTTTCGAAAGTCAGCGGGAAAGTGGTTAAAGTATTCGTCAATGCAGGCGATACGGTGAAAGCGGGCCAACCGCTGGTTCAAGTGGATACCACCGACCTAGAAAATCAGCTGCGGCAACAGCAGGCTCAGCTCCAACAACAACAGGCGCAGGTGCAAGCGATCCAGGCGCAGGTGCAAACCAGCGAGGCCCAATTGGAAAAAGCGAAAACGGACGCACAGAATAACTACAATCAATTGCTGGCTCCTTTAGAGCAAGCAAAGATCGCATTGGATGACGCTCAGAATACGTACAATCGCAAACAGAACTTGTACCAACAGGGGGCGATTCCAAAAGCGGATCTCGACGCTGCGCAAACCGCTTTGGAAACGGCCAAGTCGAAATACGACGCCGCTCAGCAACAAGTAAATGCGGCGAGTCCCGGAGGAGACCCGCTCAACGTGGACAGCGTGAAGATCGCGCAAGACCAGGTGGCTCAGTCGCAGGCGCAGGTGGCGGCGGCCCAGGCGCAACTGGGACAGATCCAGGCGAACATTGATGCGACAGAGAGCCAGATCGCCCAAGCGACCGTTACTTCGCCGGTCGACGGTGTGGTGGTTTCCAAGGATGTGGAGGTCGGCGGTTATGCCGGTGGGCAAGGCTCGGTAGCGACGATCGCGCAAATCGACCCAGTACAGGTGAACCTGAATATTCCCGAAAATATGATTGACAAAGTCAAAGAAGGCCTGCACGTCAAAGTAGCTGTCAATGCGTTGGGGAACCAAACATGGGATGCGGTCATTTCACGGATCAATCCGGTGGAAGACACGAATTCGAAATCCTATCAGGCTATTGTTGAGATCAAAAATCCCGACCGGAAACTGAAACCGGGTATGGTGGCGCAAGTGACGGTGGAAGGGCTCACCCCGCGCAAAGCGTTGGTCATTCCTGCGAACGCATTGGTACAAACGCCCGATGGGCCCAAAGTCTTCACCGTTGAAAACAATGTGGCGCATCAACATCTCTTGAAACTGGGAGCGATCGAGAGCGATCAAGTGGAAGTTCTCGAAGGTCTGAAAGCGGGAGATGTACTCGTAACCGAAGGACAAGAACTGCTCGGTGAAGGTGCTTCGGTGAATGTGACCAACAAGAGCGGTTCCCAAAGCAAAGACAGCTCTGCGCAAGCCTCAGGCGACTCATCTCATAAACACGGAGGCACGCAAAGCCAAGGCAACGGTCAAAAGAAAGACGCTGCCCAAGCGTCGGGTGATCAGCAATGA
- a CDS encoding YheC/YheD family endospore coat-associated protein produces the protein MDKVIRFAIVTTIMPRRDARTHKWRPPHAFRMMAREAAKLGMTPILAHPDHFQWEKKRVTGWVGKAVGTPQEQWTRQTLPLPHVVYENVFVHLAVQGRANTIRRKCRLLGIPLFNPIVGGKLSVNRVLAKHAETRKYIPATRYVRQMDDIFAYLNRFATVYVKPNGGYGGRGVTRVTKQQDGTYRVKVDRLQGKRVHVNRRMSQQELRHWIRRTLGDRLIVQQGLPLIQVNGGQVDFRVVVQRGEQGHWKLIGIIPKIASRGGAVTNIVAGGRKATLSWIRERGRKNGKQIPLASLEQAAIEIARLWSKRQPTLGIVGFDMGIDVNGKVWMIEMNPKPARSLLSAGMRRKSYRAIAGFAHFLATKG, from the coding sequence TTGGATAAGGTCATTCGCTTTGCGATAGTGACAACCATCATGCCCCGGCGGGATGCACGCACCCATAAATGGCGGCCTCCCCATGCTTTCCGCATGATGGCACGGGAAGCGGCGAAGCTCGGCATGACACCGATTCTCGCGCATCCGGATCATTTTCAGTGGGAGAAGAAACGCGTGACCGGATGGGTGGGAAAAGCGGTAGGAACCCCCCAGGAACAGTGGACGCGACAAACGCTTCCTCTCCCCCATGTCGTCTATGAAAATGTTTTTGTCCATCTGGCTGTGCAGGGACGGGCAAATACGATCCGGCGAAAATGTCGTCTCCTCGGCATTCCTTTATTCAATCCGATCGTCGGCGGAAAACTGAGCGTCAACCGCGTACTGGCAAAGCATGCGGAAACGCGGAAATACATTCCGGCTACCCGCTATGTCCGGCAGATGGATGATATTTTTGCGTATTTGAACCGATTTGCTACCGTCTATGTGAAACCGAACGGCGGTTATGGCGGGCGCGGTGTCACCCGCGTGACGAAACAACAGGATGGCACGTACCGCGTGAAAGTGGATCGCTTGCAAGGAAAGCGGGTGCATGTGAATCGCCGCATGTCGCAACAGGAACTTCGCCATTGGATTCGCCGTACGCTCGGTGACCGCCTCATCGTGCAACAAGGGTTACCTTTGATTCAAGTGAACGGGGGGCAGGTCGATTTTCGCGTGGTTGTACAAAGGGGCGAACAAGGCCATTGGAAGTTGATTGGCATTATTCCGAAAATCGCATCGCGCGGCGGCGCCGTCACCAATATCGTTGCCGGCGGGAGGAAAGCGACCCTCTCCTGGATCCGAGAGAGGGGCCGAAAGAACGGGAAACAGATCCCGCTCGCCTCACTCGAACAAGCGGCGATCGAGATCGCCCGTTTATGGTCGAAACGTCAGCCCACGCTCGGGATCGTCGGATTTGACATGGGAATCGATGTGAACGGGAAGGTATGGATGATCGAAATGAATCCGAAACCGGCGAGATCGCTCTTGTCCGCAGGCATGCGCCGCAAGTCGTATCGGGCAATCGCGGGGTTCGCTCATTTTCTGGCGACCAAGGGATAA
- a CDS encoding S-layer homology domain-containing protein, with translation MNQFKKLLAVTVALTTAVSPAASFAATDKPASSSSFTDIDTASPWARDLIAEVKKLGLMSGDMKGTFRPKDTVTRQEVAAILVNLLHLQTPDVARSSFSDVSSANWGMKQIEAVAQAGLMAGYKGTFRPNDPITREEMAAILVHAAKGSADGKGDSLKLADRDDVSPWAKGYVQAAMEIGLMSGDGSHFYPQKSAQRQEVAAMLLNFMKVTQGVGQGDAARVSAALTAVNQADEGSMQSALENHAADLTIDLSASGSYGQLPNDEKQIVALDVYANRPEGGFQTANDVKTLFDRAVTTRTVIRQSLADVNHAASVDDILAQNRKFLTDVIAALEEAEKIPDFTVESGSKISDTLTQYRALVADYDGLTDQQKRLVSSAIQGQSFASYPALIQAFSAAVKQAALLIAINEAPEFNTMKSLLEKNAQDLGIDVSAGSDYMKLLGDTAGHPPNYDNQLNVAKDVLDNKPAGGYTNVNDVKTVFNQSVNVRTLFLQELNRVQTATSAGDLSDASYITDVITALEDAMATPNLKMLSGTKIDDLLLRMKKDMIAYNALSQEAQAAVNQAIAGHAYGTYNELLAAFEQAIETNTHA, from the coding sequence GTGAACCAATTCAAGAAACTCCTGGCGGTCACCGTTGCACTGACCACTGCGGTTTCGCCGGCGGCTTCTTTTGCGGCAACGGATAAACCGGCGTCATCTTCCTCCTTCACGGATATCGACACAGCAAGCCCATGGGCACGGGACTTGATTGCCGAAGTGAAAAAGCTAGGTTTAATGAGCGGGGACATGAAAGGAACGTTCCGTCCGAAAGATACGGTTACCCGCCAGGAAGTCGCGGCCATTCTGGTTAACCTCTTGCATCTGCAAACACCCGATGTCGCGCGATCCTCTTTTTCCGACGTATCATCTGCGAATTGGGGGATGAAACAGATCGAAGCGGTCGCCCAGGCGGGTTTGATGGCGGGGTACAAAGGCACATTCCGTCCGAATGATCCGATCACGCGTGAAGAGATGGCTGCGATACTCGTGCATGCGGCCAAAGGGTCGGCGGATGGAAAAGGGGACTCCCTCAAGCTTGCTGACCGCGATGATGTCAGCCCGTGGGCGAAAGGATATGTGCAAGCCGCGATGGAAATCGGGCTGATGAGCGGGGACGGCTCGCATTTCTATCCGCAAAAGAGTGCGCAGCGTCAGGAAGTGGCCGCGATGTTGCTCAATTTCATGAAAGTAACACAGGGCGTGGGACAAGGGGACGCAGCCCGTGTCAGCGCCGCCTTGACAGCAGTCAACCAGGCGGATGAGGGCAGTATGCAATCCGCATTGGAAAATCACGCGGCCGATTTGACGATCGATCTTTCCGCAAGCGGTTCCTACGGACAGCTTCCAAATGACGAGAAACAGATCGTGGCGCTCGATGTGTACGCGAACAGGCCGGAGGGCGGTTTCCAAACAGCAAATGATGTCAAAACCCTGTTTGACCGTGCGGTAACCACACGAACGGTGATCCGGCAGTCGTTAGCCGATGTGAATCATGCCGCTTCGGTTGACGACATTTTGGCGCAGAATCGCAAGTTTCTTACCGACGTGATCGCCGCTTTGGAAGAAGCGGAGAAAATACCGGATTTCACGGTGGAATCGGGCAGCAAAATCAGTGACACGCTTACACAATACCGTGCGCTTGTTGCCGATTATGACGGACTCACCGACCAGCAGAAAAGACTCGTGAGCTCCGCCATTCAAGGTCAATCGTTTGCCTCTTATCCAGCATTGATCCAGGCGTTTTCCGCTGCGGTCAAACAAGCGGCACTTCTCATTGCGATCAATGAAGCGCCGGAGTTCAACACGATGAAATCTCTGTTAGAGAAAAACGCCCAGGATCTCGGAATTGACGTTTCGGCGGGGAGCGACTATATGAAACTGCTGGGCGATACCGCCGGTCACCCGCCCAACTACGACAATCAACTGAATGTCGCCAAGGATGTCCTCGACAACAAACCGGCAGGAGGGTATACGAACGTGAACGATGTGAAAACCGTCTTTAACCAATCGGTAAACGTGAGAACCCTTTTCCTGCAAGAACTGAATCGCGTGCAAACGGCAACATCCGCCGGAGATCTCTCCGATGCTTCTTACATCACCGATGTCATCACCGCTTTGGAAGACGCGATGGCCACGCCGAACTTGAAAATGCTCTCGGGAACGAAGATCGATGATCTCCTCTTGCGTATGAAAAAGGACATGATCGCTTACAACGCGTTGTCGCAAGAAGCGCAAGCAGCGGTGAACCAAGCGATTGCGGGACATGCGTATGGCACATATAATGAGTTGCTTGCGGCATTTGAGCAGGCCATTGAGACCAATACACATGCCTAA
- the rffA gene encoding dTDP-4-amino-4,6-dideoxygalactose transaminase, whose translation MIPFNIPAVTGKEEQYLRQAIQHRKLSGDGPFTKKCHEWFEEHTGCSKALLTTSCTHALEMSALLADIREGDEVIMPSYTFVSTANAFVLRGARIVFVDIRPDTMNIDESLIEAAITDKTRAIVPVHYAGVACEMDTILSLAETYGLWVIEDAAQGVMSTYKGRTLGAIGHLGCYSFHETKNYTCGEGGALLINDERLIERAEIIREKGTNRSKFFRGQVDKYTWVDLGSSYLPSELNAAYLYAQLEEAAEIHRRRMHKWNMYYERLQPLAEQGVLDLPVIPDGCEHNAHMFYIKVKDLDERTRLIAFLKEHGVMSVFHYVPLHSSQAGQRFGRFHGEDRFTTRESERLLRLPLFDTLSEEQIAYITDVIYKFCGRL comes from the coding sequence ATGATACCTTTCAACATCCCTGCAGTTACGGGAAAAGAAGAACAATACCTCCGGCAGGCGATCCAGCATCGCAAATTGTCCGGAGACGGCCCCTTCACGAAAAAATGCCATGAGTGGTTCGAAGAACACACGGGGTGCAGCAAAGCCCTCTTGACCACCTCATGCACACACGCGCTGGAAATGAGCGCGCTCCTTGCCGATATCCGCGAAGGCGATGAAGTGATCATGCCTTCGTACACATTCGTCTCCACCGCCAATGCGTTTGTTCTGCGCGGGGCCCGCATCGTCTTTGTCGATATCCGTCCCGACACGATGAATATCGACGAATCGTTGATCGAAGCCGCGATCACCGATAAGACGAGGGCGATCGTTCCCGTTCATTATGCGGGCGTGGCCTGCGAAATGGATACGATCCTGTCTCTTGCCGAAACGTACGGCTTATGGGTAATCGAAGATGCGGCGCAAGGCGTAATGAGCACCTACAAAGGCCGGACTTTAGGAGCGATCGGCCATCTGGGGTGCTACAGCTTTCATGAGACCAAGAATTATACCTGCGGCGAAGGAGGAGCGCTTCTCATCAACGATGAGCGCCTGATCGAACGGGCCGAGATCATTCGAGAAAAAGGAACCAACCGTTCGAAATTTTTCCGCGGCCAGGTTGATAAATATACATGGGTCGATCTCGGTTCCTCCTATCTGCCGAGCGAGCTCAATGCCGCGTACTTGTACGCGCAACTGGAGGAAGCCGCAGAGATCCATCGGCGGCGGATGCACAAGTGGAACATGTATTATGAGCGTTTGCAGCCATTGGCGGAACAGGGAGTGCTTGATTTGCCCGTCATCCCGGACGGATGCGAGCACAACGCGCACATGTTTTATATCAAGGTGAAAGATCTGGATGAACGAACCCGTCTGATCGCGTTTTTAAAAGAGCACGGTGTGATGAGCGTTTTCCATTATGTCCCCCTCCACAGTTCCCAGGCTGGACAACGCTTCGGCAGGTTTCACGGGGAAGACCGCTTTACCACCAGGGAGAGCGAAAGGTTATTGCGCCTTCCCTTGTTCGACACGCTCAGCGAGGAACAGATCGCGTATATCACCGATGTGATTTACAAATTTTGTGGAAGATTATGA
- a CDS encoding EamA family transporter, translated as MGYLYIAGTIFFTVYGQLILKWRIGKYGSLPVDFADKLLFLFKLLFDPLIFSGFVSAFVASLFWMAAMTKFELSFAYPFMSISFVLVFLFSALILREPMTWAKGIGLALIVAGVIVTSRSM; from the coding sequence TTGGGGTATCTCTATATTGCAGGCACGATTTTCTTTACCGTATATGGTCAATTGATTCTCAAATGGCGCATCGGCAAGTACGGGTCGCTTCCTGTCGATTTTGCCGATAAGCTACTTTTTTTGTTTAAGTTATTGTTCGACCCGCTGATCTTCTCCGGGTTTGTTTCCGCTTTCGTCGCCTCGCTCTTCTGGATGGCTGCGATGACGAAATTTGAACTGAGCTTTGCTTATCCGTTCATGAGTATATCGTTCGTACTGGTCTTTCTTTTTTCGGCACTCATTCTGCGCGAGCCGATGACATGGGCCAAAGGTATCGGACTCGCTCTCATCGTCGCCGGAGTCATTGTAACCAGCCGGTCGATGTGA